The following coding sequences lie in one Verrucomicrobia bacterium CG1_02_43_26 genomic window:
- a CDS encoding peptide-methionine (S)-S-oxide reductase, whose translation MQNPQSSKAYFAGGCFWCIEAAFDQPSTAGILKVTSGYMGGHVKNPTYEQVCTGKTGHYEVVEISYDPGKILYNDLLETFWHNIDPSDNAGQFADRGSQYLTAIFYCDEDQKHIAEESKALITARLGLPIVTDILPASEFYPAEDYHQRYYKTNPTRYTAYKEGSGRPVCLRRIWGK comes from the coding sequence ATGCAAAACCCCCAATCCTCAAAAGCCTACTTCGCCGGCGGTTGCTTCTGGTGCATTGAAGCCGCGTTTGATCAACCCTCCACAGCGGGCATCTTAAAAGTCACGTCAGGATACATGGGCGGACATGTGAAAAATCCCACATACGAGCAAGTTTGTACCGGAAAAACGGGGCACTACGAAGTCGTGGAAATTTCCTATGATCCCGGTAAAATCCTTTATAACGATTTACTCGAAACCTTTTGGCATAACATCGATCCTTCAGACAATGCTGGCCAGTTTGCAGATCGGGGTTCTCAATATCTAACCGCCATTTTTTATTGTGATGAGGATCAAAAGCATATCGCCGAAGAATCCAAAGCGCTCATTACTGCACGTTTAGGGCTCCCTATTGTCACGGATATCCTCCCTGCTTCAGAATTCTATCCTGCAGAGGACTACCACCAGCGTTATTACAAGACAAATCCTACTCGTTATACCGCTTATAAAGAAGGAAGCGGCCGCCCCGTTTGTTTACGGCGTATCTGGGGTAAATAA